In Dyadobacter sp. NIV53, a single window of DNA contains:
- a CDS encoding dienelactone hydrolase family protein: protein MKLISFLVAVLVMNVYTPKKQETTTIPLCHSPANDMAMLAASPAFQQLHEVPVPFHYAGEGEMISFPTSDGTPASGFLLKSAKKSDKWLLVYQEWWGLNDHIKQESAKLYKDLGDVNVLALDMYDGKVGTTREEAGKLMQSASKERLAAIEKGAITYVGKKAKIATIGWCFGGMLSLQSAIIGQNQIVACVMYYGSPEKDIDKLKTLDTDVLGIFGSQDQGINPATVEQFEKDMKAAGKQLTVKMYDAVHGFANPSNPKYDPAATADAYKLSLSYLKKKLG, encoded by the coding sequence ATGAAACTAATCTCATTTTTGGTAGCAGTGCTCGTCATGAACGTTTACACACCAAAAAAACAGGAAACAACAACAATTCCATTATGCCATTCTCCCGCTAACGACATGGCCATGCTCGCAGCAAGTCCGGCTTTCCAGCAACTCCATGAAGTCCCGGTTCCATTTCATTATGCAGGCGAAGGAGAAATGATCAGTTTTCCTACTTCCGATGGTACACCTGCTTCAGGATTTTTACTAAAATCAGCCAAAAAATCCGATAAATGGTTATTGGTGTATCAGGAATGGTGGGGATTGAATGATCACATCAAACAGGAATCTGCAAAACTGTATAAGGATTTGGGTGATGTGAATGTACTGGCACTGGATATGTATGACGGAAAAGTAGGTACAACCCGTGAAGAAGCAGGTAAATTAATGCAATCTGCCAGTAAAGAACGCCTGGCAGCGATTGAAAAAGGCGCCATTACTTACGTTGGAAAAAAGGCTAAGATTGCAACGATCGGCTGGTGTTTTGGAGGAATGTTATCGTTACAAAGCGCTATAATCGGCCAAAATCAGATTGTAGCCTGTGTGATGTATTATGGAAGTCCGGAAAAAGATATTGATAAACTTAAAACACTGGATACGGACGTTTTGGGGATATTCGGCAGCCAGGATCAGGGAATAAATCCTGCAACAGTCGAGCAGTTTGAAAAGGATATGAAAGCCGCTGGAAAGCAGTTAACAGTAAAAATGTATGACGCTGTACACGGTTTTGCGAATCCAAGTAACCCTAAGTATGATCCGGCTGCAACTGCTGACGCCTACAAACTTTCATTAAGTTACCTTAAAAAGAAATTAGGCTAA
- a CDS encoding polysaccharide deacetylase family protein, with the protein MKHNIVTFVSLTVIVLCSVIFMETDYMWFVVLAIFLLYLGITAYGSYQIQANYFIKSVNKGKKSVALTFDDGPDPETTPRILEILREKKVKATFFIIGKKAEKYPDLLRQIYEDGHIIANHSYSHNYLIAFFSTSRLTKDLQRCNEFILQTIGKKPAFFRPPFGVTNPLYNGALLQTGMQSIGWSLRSMDTRAKSKYDLIEKVISNLKRGDIVLLHDHISVTADALEDIIEHINNKKIDIELLSKVINKEPYV; encoded by the coding sequence TTGAAGCATAACATTGTTACTTTCGTTTCCCTAACTGTCATTGTTTTATGCAGTGTTATTTTTATGGAAACCGACTATATGTGGTTTGTTGTCCTGGCTATATTTTTATTATATCTGGGTATCACTGCTTACGGTTCTTATCAGATCCAGGCCAATTATTTTATAAAGTCTGTTAACAAAGGCAAAAAGTCAGTTGCTCTTACCTTTGATGACGGGCCTGATCCGGAAACCACACCAAGGATACTGGAAATATTAAGGGAGAAGAAGGTAAAAGCCACCTTTTTCATCATCGGTAAAAAGGCTGAGAAATACCCTGATCTGCTACGGCAGATATACGAAGACGGACATATTATAGCCAATCATTCATACAGCCACAATTACCTTATTGCATTTTTTTCTACCTCCAGACTAACAAAAGACCTTCAACGATGCAATGAGTTTATTTTGCAAACTATCGGCAAAAAACCTGCTTTTTTTCGTCCTCCATTTGGAGTTACCAATCCATTATATAATGGGGCATTATTACAAACCGGCATGCAATCCATTGGGTGGTCGTTGCGTAGCATGGATACCAGGGCAAAAAGTAAATATGATCTTATTGAAAAGGTAATTTCCAATTTAAAACGGGGTGACATTGTTTTATTACACGACCATATTTCAGTTACTGCTGATGCTCTGGAAGATATTATTGAGCACATTAATAATAAAAAAATTGATATTGAACTGCTATCCAAAGTCATAAATAAAGAGCCTTATGTTTAA
- a CDS encoding outer membrane lipoprotein carrier protein LolA: MFKFCFGFCFLFYVCLCSPGFAQTFKPVSNPETILDELRKSSRSTNSIQADFKEEKHLAVLKEPEKSSGIFYYKKNDKMRWEQQTPFKYIILINGNKLRVQEAGKEKNIGSAGRMAAQIKELMIGLVNGDFQENKAFKQILMESTDNYQVTLIPVNKRMKNVYSKINLMFSKSTLRLKELTFFEKSGDKNTMKFQNEKINQPIAESVFLNL, translated from the coding sequence ATGTTTAAGTTTTGTTTTGGGTTTTGCTTTTTATTTTATGTCTGTTTGTGTTCCCCGGGCTTTGCGCAAACATTTAAACCCGTTTCAAATCCTGAAACAATCCTGGATGAACTGAGAAAATCTTCCAGGTCAACCAATTCTATCCAGGCAGATTTTAAGGAAGAAAAACATCTGGCGGTTTTGAAAGAACCTGAAAAATCTTCCGGTATATTTTATTACAAAAAGAATGACAAAATGCGTTGGGAACAGCAAACGCCGTTTAAATATATCATATTAATTAATGGTAATAAATTACGGGTCCAGGAGGCAGGCAAAGAAAAAAATATTGGTTCGGCTGGTAGAATGGCCGCTCAGATCAAGGAACTTATGATAGGGCTGGTTAATGGTGATTTTCAGGAAAATAAAGCTTTTAAGCAAATATTAATGGAAAGTACTGATAATTATCAGGTTACCTTGATTCCAGTTAATAAACGAATGAAAAATGTGTATTCGAAAATTAATCTGATGTTTTCCAAAAGTACATTACGTTTAAAGGAACTTACATTTTTTGAAAAAAGCGGTGATAAGAACACGATGAAATTCCAGAATGAAAAGATCAATCAGCCAATTGCAGAAAGTGTATTTTTGAATTTATAG
- a CDS encoding zinc-dependent peptidase, producing MDPIISSTDNLLTYYQNNLKSAKLRSIGLQLVVMIFFGLLAYFSQKQILYFAGLLSVIMIAMIHRNNYKKTYRRVSLFKTVFPTEWRDILTKHSLFFQKLNDTKRALFEKRVQIFLTEKKVEGIDTDIDDEVKLLVAASAIIPTFAFPAFDYPELNEVLVYPKSFSQKFEIEGDNQSSENIEGMVGNRYMNHSLLLSKPSLLAGFNGQKGEENVGIHEFVHLLDREDGETDGIPERLIEQNFTLPWLHLIRKEMNQIKSGSSDINPYAITNNAEFLAVVSEYFFSDPEEFYEKHPELYQFLSGFYHQKLAK from the coding sequence ATGGATCCGATAATCTCTTCCACAGACAATCTTTTAACCTATTACCAAAATAATTTAAAATCGGCCAAACTTCGGTCCATTGGTCTGCAATTGGTCGTTATGATATTTTTTGGCTTGCTGGCTTATTTTAGTCAAAAACAGATTTTATATTTTGCCGGTCTTTTATCAGTTATAATGATTGCTATGATTCACCGGAATAATTATAAAAAAACCTACCGCCGGGTTTCCTTATTTAAAACTGTATTTCCAACAGAATGGCGGGACATTCTTACTAAACACTCACTGTTCTTTCAAAAATTAAACGATACTAAAAGAGCGCTTTTTGAAAAAAGAGTACAAATATTTTTAACTGAAAAGAAAGTTGAGGGAATCGATACTGACATTGATGATGAGGTAAAATTGTTGGTGGCCGCTAGTGCAATAATCCCGACGTTTGCATTTCCTGCTTTCGATTACCCGGAATTAAATGAAGTGCTGGTCTATCCTAAATCGTTCAGTCAGAAATTTGAAATTGAAGGAGATAATCAATCCTCAGAAAATATTGAAGGCATGGTTGGCAACCGGTATATGAATCATTCGTTGCTACTTTCAAAACCTTCTTTACTGGCAGGTTTCAATGGGCAAAAGGGAGAAGAAAATGTTGGTATTCATGAATTTGTTCATCTGCTCGACAGAGAGGACGGTGAAACGGATGGTATTCCTGAGCGGCTGATTGAACAAAATTTTACGCTCCCATGGCTGCATTTGATCAGAAAAGAAATGAACCAGATAAAAAGTGGCAGTTCAGATATAAATCCTTATGCTATCACAAATAATGCTGAATTTCTGGCAGTAGTAAGTGAATATTTTTTCAGTGACCCCGAAGAGTTTTATGAAAAACACCCTGAACTATACCAGTTTTTATCCGGATTTTATCATCAAAAACTGGCAAAGTAA
- a CDS encoding 3-hydroxyacyl-ACP dehydratase has product MFLNDLFTINSLNSTSETISAEIRLNANHSIFDGHFPGSPVTPGVIQLQVVKEIIEQQLNKSLRMKTMRTCKFLKVINPDETPVLQIDIKFKQEELLEVTASGAFEGNVFFKAQLSYVS; this is encoded by the coding sequence ATGTTCCTGAACGACCTATTCACAATAAACAGCCTGAATTCCACTTCCGAAACCATTTCAGCGGAAATTAGACTGAATGCAAATCATTCTATATTTGACGGACATTTTCCTGGTTCACCTGTTACTCCCGGAGTCATTCAGTTACAAGTTGTGAAGGAGATTATTGAACAACAATTAAATAAAAGTTTACGAATGAAAACGATGCGAACCTGCAAGTTTTTGAAGGTGATTAATCCTGACGAAACACCGGTTTTACAAATAGATATTAAATTTAAACAGGAAGAATTACTGGAAGTTACAGCCTCAGGAGCTTTTGAAGGAAATGTATTTTTTAAAGCACAGCTATCGTATGTATCATAA
- a CDS encoding glycogen debranching protein, producing the protein MVKHLKTTTSLQTKKNVNFTIAVLASLFTLVTLTQCTKSTQSEKRLSNIVSESENIIGKSTYLNSPYVTAGDRVYMVGNQNGQFPDLGWHVAGEMGGIWDHPIKLMDGFTASLTIDGESICLTKADTFINYPFANKHVFISGLHDLEVERFQFAPDGKEAVVVEYSFVNKGNEAKNITFDFNAYTDLRPVWLGEKTNMVDGIDAVSWDEKSKSWIAKDSLNEWYVMFGSNLAPKSHEKNIQSCDYKPQGKGCRASLTYDIEIPANSSVSLPFTISGSYQSLSKAKETLDFVQGNAVQLLNAKKERYAELAKKTRLTVPDNDLQQAFQWIKYNTDWLVRDVPETGRGLSAGAPDYPWWFGVDSEYALQGLIVTGQKDLVYESIANIYRLSEKANGNGRIVHEVSTNGAVFNPGNVNETPQFATLIWTVYLWTGDKEFLKKYYPTIKKGLAWLLKENDQDGNLLPDGFGMMEIHGMNSEMIDVAVYTQKAFMDAAQMAAEMGEGELSKKYKDIADQLRKKINEDFWVANSNSYADFIGTTIQAIHLIDDAIVRADTLKKPWAVEELRSTKAKLQSFPANQKQGFVVHHNWVVNTPMEMGIADSAKALAALKTASKFVNPFGVFVTGIDRDESAGKDESSAAGNKKVFTYTGAVMTLPTGVLAISENNYGRPDEALGYLKRMTKSFSYALPGSIYEVSPDYGMMSQAWNIYSYAVPIVTQFFGIKPYASAKTITIRPQMPARWNNASLDQVMIGDNEIDIKYQKTATALQLDVKQSRENWKLIISFPGNKYKKWEINGKTVKPETDGKFDFFEINGKTVSVKLI; encoded by the coding sequence ATGGTAAAGCATTTAAAAACAACAACTTCATTACAAACTAAAAAGAATGTCAATTTTACAATTGCAGTTTTAGCTTCATTGTTTACATTGGTAACACTTACCCAATGTACAAAAAGTACACAGTCAGAGAAACGGTTATCGAATATCGTTTCAGAATCTGAGAATATTATAGGCAAAAGTACTTATCTTAATTCTCCCTATGTTACCGCCGGAGACCGTGTGTATATGGTTGGTAATCAGAATGGACAGTTTCCTGATCTTGGCTGGCATGTTGCCGGGGAAATGGGCGGGATCTGGGATCATCCGATCAAGTTGATGGATGGATTTACAGCTAGTTTAACAATTGATGGTGAATCTATCTGCCTTACAAAAGCAGATACGTTTATCAATTATCCGTTCGCTAACAAACACGTTTTCATTTCCGGTTTGCACGATTTAGAGGTGGAACGTTTTCAATTCGCTCCTGACGGAAAAGAAGCGGTTGTTGTTGAATATTCTTTTGTAAATAAAGGAAATGAGGCTAAAAACATCACTTTTGATTTTAATGCTTACACGGATTTGCGTCCGGTTTGGCTGGGAGAAAAAACGAATATGGTTGATGGTATTGATGCAGTTTCCTGGGATGAAAAATCTAAAAGCTGGATTGCAAAGGATAGTCTGAATGAATGGTACGTAATGTTTGGCTCTAACCTTGCACCAAAAAGTCATGAGAAGAATATTCAAAGCTGTGATTACAAACCACAGGGAAAAGGATGCCGGGCTTCTCTGACCTATGACATTGAAATTCCAGCCAATTCTTCGGTAAGTCTTCCATTTACCATTTCCGGTTCTTACCAATCGCTATCCAAAGCGAAAGAAACATTGGATTTTGTACAAGGAAATGCTGTTCAACTATTGAATGCTAAAAAAGAAAGATATGCTGAATTGGCTAAAAAGACCCGATTAACGGTTCCGGACAATGATTTGCAACAGGCATTTCAATGGATCAAATACAATACAGACTGGTTGGTAAGGGATGTTCCGGAAACCGGACGTGGCCTTTCGGCAGGTGCACCTGATTATCCATGGTGGTTTGGTGTAGACAGCGAATACGCTCTTCAGGGATTAATTGTAACCGGACAAAAAGATTTGGTCTACGAATCCATTGCTAATATTTACCGGTTATCCGAAAAAGCAAACGGCAACGGACGCATTGTGCATGAAGTCTCAACAAACGGGGCGGTTTTCAATCCTGGTAATGTTAACGAAACGCCACAATTCGCGACTTTAATCTGGACAGTTTACTTGTGGACAGGTGATAAAGAGTTTCTAAAAAAGTACTATCCGACTATCAAAAAAGGCCTTGCCTGGCTGTTAAAGGAAAATGACCAAGATGGGAATTTGTTACCGGATGGTTTTGGTATGATGGAAATCCATGGTATGAACAGCGAGATGATTGATGTAGCGGTTTATACGCAAAAAGCCTTTATGGATGCCGCTCAGATGGCTGCCGAAATGGGAGAAGGCGAACTGTCAAAAAAATATAAAGACATTGCTGATCAGCTTAGAAAAAAGATCAATGAAGATTTTTGGGTTGCAAACAGTAATTCCTATGCTGATTTTATTGGTACAACCATTCAGGCAATTCATCTGATCGATGATGCGATTGTTAGGGCAGATACGCTTAAAAAGCCTTGGGCCGTGGAAGAACTACGTTCAACAAAAGCAAAATTGCAAAGCTTTCCGGCAAATCAGAAACAGGGATTTGTTGTACATCACAATTGGGTTGTTAATACACCCATGGAGATGGGAATTGCAGATAGCGCCAAGGCTTTGGCGGCTTTGAAAACCGCCTCAAAATTTGTGAATCCGTTTGGTGTCTTTGTTACAGGAATTGATCGCGATGAGTCGGCAGGAAAAGATGAAAGTTCAGCGGCTGGAAATAAAAAAGTTTTCACTTATACAGGTGCTGTAATGACGCTTCCAACGGGTGTGCTGGCCATTTCAGAAAATAATTACGGCCGGCCGGATGAAGCATTAGGTTATTTAAAAAGAATGACCAAATCGTTCAGTTACGCATTGCCTGGTTCTATATACGAAGTGTCGCCTGACTATGGAATGATGTCACAAGCCTGGAATATTTATAGTTATGCAGTACCAATTGTTACTCAGTTCTTTGGAATAAAACCGTACGCATCAGCCAAAACAATCACTATCAGGCCGCAAATGCCGGCAAGGTGGAATAATGCCAGTCTGGATCAGGTGATGATTGGTGATAATGAAATAGATATAAAATATCAGAAGACCGCAACAGCGTTACAACTTGACGTAAAACAATCCAGAGAGAACTGGAAACTCATTATTTCTTTTCCAGGAAATAAATACAAGAAATGGGAGATTAATGGAAAAACGGTGAAACCTGAAACGGATGGGAAATTTGATTTTTTTGAAATAAATGGGAAAACGGTTTCTGTGAAGCTGATATAG
- a CDS encoding DUF2062 domain-containing protein codes for MIPTFNNQKTLKRVIDGVLLYAQEKDVIIINDGSSDNTNEILSTYQDRIQILTNKVNRGKGFSLRRGFKEAIRLGYKNAISIDSDGQHLPEDIPLFIESAYQNPGALLMGSRNMEQEGVPGKSSFGNKFSNFWFKFETGLTLPDTQTGFRLYPLGPLKNTRLFTTKFETEIEVIVKLAWKNVRIIPINIQVIYDKNERISHFRPFRDFTRISILNTWLVILTLLYYLPKRLFVYIRKKGLFAIIKQEAIKPGESNMSKAASVGFGFFMGILPIWGFQLLVGIPISMYFKMNKVLFLAAANISLPPMIPFIIFGSYKLGGIFYQNGTQLGSVKDLTMESIHVNFVQYFIGGTFLAVFSGLIGFGLSFILLKMFRK; via the coding sequence TTGATTCCGACATTTAATAATCAAAAAACACTTAAACGTGTTATTGATGGTGTTTTGCTGTATGCTCAGGAAAAGGATGTAATTATCATCAATGATGGTTCGTCAGACAACACAAACGAAATCCTTTCAACCTATCAGGATAGAATACAAATCTTAACCAACAAAGTTAACCGCGGAAAAGGTTTTTCATTAAGGCGCGGTTTTAAGGAAGCAATCAGACTGGGTTATAAAAATGCTATATCAATAGATTCCGATGGACAGCATTTGCCGGAGGATATTCCTTTGTTTATTGAGTCAGCGTATCAAAATCCAGGTGCCTTACTTATGGGTTCGCGGAATATGGAGCAAGAGGGAGTGCCGGGTAAAAGCTCATTTGGGAATAAATTTTCTAATTTCTGGTTTAAATTCGAAACGGGTTTGACATTGCCGGATACACAAACAGGTTTCAGGCTTTATCCTCTCGGACCGCTTAAAAATACCAGATTATTTACAACAAAATTTGAAACTGAAATTGAGGTAATTGTTAAATTGGCCTGGAAAAATGTAAGGATCATTCCCATTAATATTCAGGTTATTTACGATAAAAACGAACGTATTTCACATTTTCGTCCCTTTCGCGATTTTACGAGAATTAGTATACTCAACACCTGGCTGGTCATTCTCACCCTGCTCTATTACTTACCTAAACGGCTGTTTGTCTATATTCGTAAAAAAGGACTTTTTGCTATTATTAAGCAGGAAGCAATAAAACCCGGCGAGTCTAATATGAGCAAAGCGGCTTCTGTTGGTTTTGGTTTTTTTATGGGGATTCTGCCGATTTGGGGATTTCAGCTATTAGTTGGTATTCCGATTTCGATGTATTTTAAAATGAATAAAGTACTGTTTCTGGCAGCCGCCAATATCAGTTTACCACCGATGATCCCGTTTATTATTTTTGGGAGCTATAAGCTTGGTGGAATATTCTATCAGAACGGCACACAATTAGGTTCTGTAAAAGACCTGACAATGGAATCTATTCACGTTAATTTTGTGCAATATTTTATTGGAGGAACATTCCTTGCTGTTTTTTCTGGTTTAATTGGTTTTGGATTGTCGTTTATTTTGTTGAAAATGTTTAGGAAATAG
- a CDS encoding class I SAM-dependent methyltransferase: MDILTFIQENFLADIKTYKPTKFTKPDKLIEIASAWKGLEMVIEDIIEHFGLDRKRCIEFGVEFGYSSVVFSNYFEKVVGVDTFEGDEHTVNKGDHFEETRARLASFTNIELFKSDYKDWIVKDSGHYNLAHVDIVHNYKETFECGLWAAQHSDCTIFHDTESFPAVRRAVIDIAKATGQKAYNYPKHYGLGILVNTKAINKIKEEYE; this comes from the coding sequence CAAAATTTACAAAACCTGATAAGTTAATTGAAATCGCATCTGCGTGGAAAGGCCTGGAAATGGTTATCGAAGATATCATTGAACACTTTGGACTGGACCGAAAACGCTGCATAGAATTTGGCGTTGAATTTGGCTACTCCTCGGTGGTGTTTTCTAATTATTTTGAGAAAGTTGTAGGTGTTGATACATTTGAAGGCGATGAACATACGGTTAATAAGGGCGATCATTTCGAAGAGACAAGAGCAAGACTTGCTTCATTTACCAATATTGAACTGTTCAAATCGGATTATAAGGACTGGATTGTAAAAGATTCGGGACACTATAATCTTGCCCACGTAGATATCGTACACAATTATAAGGAAACATTCGAGTGTGGTTTGTGGGCTGCACAACACAGCGATTGTACTATTTTCCACGATACTGAAAGTTTTCCGGCAGTAAGACGCGCTGTTATCGACATTGCAAAAGCAACCGGCCAGAAAGCATACAATTATCCCAAACATTATGGGTTGGGAATACTCGTCAACACAAAAGCAATTAATAAAATAAAAGAAGAATATGAGTAA
- a CDS encoding multidrug effflux MFS transporter, with translation MSRKRYSFIILILGSLATISPFSIDMYLPGFPTIANDLNTTIDKVQLSLTSYLIGICIGQILYGPLLDRFGRKIPLYAGLILYVIASIGCAMTSSVDELILMRFFQAMGGCVGLVASQALVSDLFPSNKRAEVFSMITLVIAVSPMIAPTVGGYVTVGFSWHWLFIILAGIVAIMIAGIYFFLPVGKMPDNSVSLKPKSVLSSYFIVISQPQFLVYTLAGGLATAAPFAYISGSSDVFMNLYKVTEQQYGWIFAFLAFAMIGSTQLNHFLLKKFQSQEIIKITLIYQSVVGMLLITGVYNNWFGLYSLIGMMFVFLTGQGLTGPNTSALSLAPFKKHTGSASALMGSWRMGAGAIISAIVSFLHNNTAMPMVGMMAFCSIGGLIILYVGNAIVLQKAANHEVEESVSVLL, from the coding sequence ATGAGTCGTAAACGATATTCCTTCATCATTCTTATTCTGGGCTCGCTTGCTACAATAAGCCCTTTTTCTATTGACATGTATTTGCCGGGTTTTCCGACAATTGCAAATGACCTGAACACTACTATTGATAAAGTTCAGCTTTCCCTTACCAGTTACCTGATCGGGATTTGTATCGGGCAAATTTTATATGGCCCTTTATTGGACAGGTTTGGAAGAAAAATACCCTTGTATGCCGGATTAATTTTATATGTAATAGCGTCCATTGGATGTGCTATGACTTCTTCGGTTGACGAATTGATCCTGATGCGTTTTTTCCAGGCAATGGGTGGATGTGTCGGATTAGTTGCTTCGCAGGCATTGGTGAGCGATTTGTTTCCCTCCAACAAACGAGCGGAAGTTTTTTCGATGATCACACTGGTTATTGCAGTTTCTCCAATGATTGCCCCAACCGTTGGCGGTTATGTTACAGTTGGTTTTTCCTGGCATTGGCTATTTATCATTCTGGCTGGTATCGTTGCCATCATGATCGCTGGAATTTATTTCTTTCTGCCTGTTGGTAAAATGCCTGACAATTCGGTCTCTTTAAAGCCTAAATCGGTATTATCAAGTTATTTTATAGTAATTAGCCAGCCACAATTTTTGGTTTATACATTGGCTGGCGGACTTGCAACAGCGGCTCCGTTTGCATATATATCAGGCTCTTCGGATGTTTTCATGAATCTGTATAAAGTTACTGAGCAGCAATACGGTTGGATATTTGCGTTTCTGGCCTTCGCCATGATTGGATCGACCCAGCTGAATCATTTTCTCCTCAAAAAATTCCAAAGCCAGGAAATTATTAAAATCACATTGATTTACCAGAGTGTAGTCGGTATGCTGTTGATTACTGGTGTTTACAATAATTGGTTTGGGTTATATAGTCTTATTGGAATGATGTTCGTATTCTTAACAGGACAAGGTTTAACAGGGCCAAATACTTCCGCACTTTCATTGGCTCCGTTCAAAAAACACACTGGAAGCGCATCAGCATTGATGGGGAGCTGGCGAATGGGAGCAGGGGCAATTATTTCTGCAATTGTAAGTTTTCTGCATAATAACACGGCCATGCCTATGGTAGGAATGATGGCTTTCTGTTCAATCGGCGGACTCATAATTCTCTATGTTGGCAATGCGATAGTTCTTCAAAAAGCAGCTAATCACGAAGTTGAAGAAAGTGTTTCAGTGCTTCTTTAA
- a CDS encoding nucleoside hydrolase, protein MQKIPVIIDCDPGHDDALMLMLAFGSGKFDVKGVTTSAGNQTQDKTLANALKILTLIGADVPVYRGCEKPLFRNLIIADYVHGETGLDGPSLPQPAFQAKSISAVEGIAEILSNSTEKITIVPTGPLTNIATFLLAYPHLKHKIERISLMGGGIFRGNMTPLAEFNIFADPEAAHIVFKSGLPITMCGLDVTHKALVFQKDIDMFRSIGNKSGLATADLMDFFSIFYRANRLELDGGAALHDPCAIAWLIDPDMFLTRSCYVDVELNGSLTTGTTVVDFYNVMGKEPNAEVVYDINREKYIQMLYDAISTLP, encoded by the coding sequence ATGCAAAAAATACCCGTTATAATAGATTGCGACCCTGGCCATGATGATGCATTGATGCTAATGCTGGCGTTTGGCAGTGGCAAATTTGATGTAAAAGGGGTTACGACTTCAGCCGGAAATCAAACACAGGACAAAACCCTGGCCAATGCGCTGAAAATCCTGACACTTATCGGAGCTGACGTTCCGGTGTACAGAGGTTGCGAAAAACCACTTTTCCGAAATCTGATCATCGCGGATTACGTACATGGTGAAACCGGGCTGGACGGCCCGTCCCTTCCACAACCTGCTTTTCAGGCAAAATCTATTTCGGCAGTTGAAGGAATTGCTGAAATTCTGAGTAATAGTACTGAAAAAATAACGATCGTACCAACCGGGCCTTTGACCAACATTGCGACTTTTTTATTGGCTTATCCGCACTTAAAGCATAAAATTGAACGTATTTCATTAATGGGGGGCGGAATTTTCCGGGGCAATATGACTCCCCTGGCAGAGTTCAATATATTCGCTGATCCGGAAGCAGCACATATCGTTTTTAAATCAGGTTTACCGATAACCATGTGTGGCCTCGACGTTACACATAAGGCATTGGTTTTCCAAAAAGACATTGATATGTTCAGGTCTATTGGTAATAAATCCGGTTTGGCAACTGCTGATCTGATGGATTTCTTTTCGATATTTTACAGGGCAAATCGTCTTGAACTGGATGGCGGAGCGGCTTTACATGATCCGTGCGCTATTGCCTGGCTGATAGATCCGGATATGTTTTTAACCCGGTCATGTTATGTGGATGTAGAGCTCAATGGCAGCCTGACAACCGGCACTACCGTAGTGGATTTTTATAATGTGATGGGTAAAGAGCCCAATGCGGAAGTTGTGTATGATATAAACCGGGAGAAATATATTCAAATGCTTTACGACGCGATCAGTACGTTACCATGA
- a CDS encoding Txe/YoeB family addiction module toxin, with protein MGRYHLIISDKAKKDLAFLYKSGEKALINRIERIFEELGQNPYEGIGKPEPLKHNLTGLWSRRLDKKHRLVYQITEEIITVFIIAAKGHYSDK; from the coding sequence ATGGGCAGATATCATTTAATTATTTCTGATAAAGCAAAGAAGGATCTGGCTTTTCTTTATAAATCAGGTGAAAAAGCTCTCATAAATCGAATCGAACGAATTTTTGAAGAATTAGGGCAGAATCCTTATGAAGGAATAGGAAAACCCGAACCACTTAAACATAACCTTACGGGTTTGTGGTCAAGAAGACTGGATAAAAAGCACAGACTGGTTTATCAAATAACAGAAGAAATAATCACTGTTTTTATCATCGCGGCAAAAGGTCACTACTCCGATAAATGA